Proteins co-encoded in one Synechococcus elongatus PCC 6301 genomic window:
- a CDS encoding carbohydrate ABC transporter permease: MKPRFRWAIAALALSLFSLAPILWQLLTSIKVNADIAAIPTIYWPRQWTVEHYQALWQQTPAFGRYLLNSAVVSAIATLAALLIGTPCAYAIARRRDRSSQVLVGSLLLVTLFPYVLLFQGLLEVVRWLQWGNNYAALVVPYTALNLPLVILLLRSFFEQLPPELEEAAQIDGLSLGQRLWLILVPLTAPALVTAGILAFIFSWNEYVLALSFISQQALKTVPIAVAEIGGISIFDVPYGDIAAATVVATLPLIGLVLVAQRRILEGLTAGAVKG, translated from the coding sequence ATGAAACCTCGATTCCGCTGGGCGATCGCTGCTCTCGCCCTCAGTCTGTTCTCCCTTGCGCCAATCCTCTGGCAGCTCCTGACCTCGATCAAGGTCAACGCTGACATCGCCGCCATTCCCACGATCTACTGGCCCCGCCAGTGGACGGTGGAACATTACCAAGCCCTCTGGCAACAGACCCCCGCTTTTGGTCGCTATTTACTGAACAGCGCCGTAGTCTCTGCTATTGCGACTCTCGCAGCTCTGCTGATCGGAACACCCTGCGCCTACGCGATCGCCCGCCGCCGCGATCGCAGCAGTCAAGTCTTGGTAGGAAGCCTACTGCTGGTGACCCTGTTCCCCTACGTTCTGCTGTTTCAAGGACTGCTGGAAGTGGTGCGCTGGTTGCAGTGGGGTAATAACTACGCAGCGCTAGTGGTGCCCTACACGGCGCTGAATCTGCCGCTGGTGATTCTGCTGCTGCGCAGCTTTTTTGAGCAACTGCCGCCGGAGCTGGAGGAAGCCGCTCAGATCGACGGGCTCTCGCTGGGGCAGCGGCTTTGGCTGATTTTGGTTCCGCTGACGGCTCCAGCGTTAGTGACAGCAGGTATCCTCGCTTTCATCTTTTCTTGGAATGAATACGTTTTGGCCCTCAGTTTTATTTCCCAGCAAGCGCTGAAAACTGTGCCGATCGCCGTGGCCGAAATTGGCGGCATCTCAATTTTTGATGTGCCCTACGGTGACATTGCAGCCGCTACCGTAGTGGCGACGCTGCCCTTGATCGGTTTAGTCTTGGTGGCGCAACGGCGCATCCTAGAAGGATTAACAGCCGGAGCAGTGAAGGGCTAA
- a CDS encoding ABC transporter ATP-binding protein, whose product MASFALELRQLRKAYSPSVVPVANLSLQLQPGEFLTLLGPSGCGKSTTLRLIAGLDQPTSGSIWLGDREITTLPPGDRDMAMVFQSYALYPHLNVRQNLTLGLQIRRTSAAEIEQRLQQVAHNLELDHLLDRRPAQLSGGQRQRVALGRALVRQPSVFLLDEPLSNLDALLREQVRAQMKALFSQQASPVVYVTHDQTEALSLSHRIAILNGGHLQQLDSPDRIYQAPANAFVAGFIGSPRMNLLPLPIHSGQAWLGSRALPIPSHLAARSQVLWGLRPEHLKLATPEVERAIPVQLHLTENLGMQRLLTVAIAANPEVRLRLLMPSDQPIPTDLQVTFEPESQHWFCPSTGDRL is encoded by the coding sequence ATGGCGTCATTTGCCCTCGAACTGCGTCAACTGCGCAAAGCCTACAGCCCAAGCGTGGTGCCGGTGGCGAACCTGTCGCTCCAGCTCCAGCCCGGTGAATTTCTAACGCTGCTGGGACCGTCTGGTTGCGGTAAGTCCACGACCCTGCGCCTGATTGCCGGCTTGGATCAACCCACGAGCGGCAGTATTTGGCTGGGCGATCGCGAGATCACGACCTTGCCACCGGGCGATCGCGATATGGCCATGGTTTTCCAGAGCTATGCCCTCTATCCACATCTCAACGTGCGCCAAAACTTGACGCTGGGTCTACAAATTCGTCGCACGTCCGCCGCAGAAATTGAGCAGCGCCTGCAACAGGTCGCCCACAATCTTGAGCTGGATCATCTGCTCGATCGCCGACCGGCCCAGCTCAGTGGCGGTCAGCGCCAGCGAGTCGCCTTAGGAAGAGCCCTCGTGCGGCAACCCTCGGTTTTCCTGCTCGATGAACCCCTCAGTAATTTGGATGCGCTACTGCGCGAGCAAGTGCGTGCCCAGATGAAAGCGCTGTTTAGTCAGCAAGCCTCGCCGGTGGTCTACGTCACCCATGACCAAACCGAAGCGCTGAGTTTATCGCACCGGATTGCCATTCTCAATGGTGGGCATCTGCAGCAACTCGACAGCCCCGATCGCATCTACCAAGCACCCGCCAATGCCTTTGTCGCTGGCTTCATCGGCAGTCCCCGCATGAATCTGCTGCCACTTCCCATTCACTCCGGTCAGGCTTGGTTGGGATCACGCGCCTTGCCAATCCCCTCTCATCTCGCGGCGCGATCGCAGGTTTTGTGGGGATTGCGACCCGAACATCTCAAACTGGCGACCCCAGAGGTTGAGCGAGCGATTCCGGTTCAGCTGCACTTGACTGAGAATCTAGGGATGCAGCGCTTGTTGACCGTGGCGATCGCAGCGAATCCTGAAGTACGCCTCCGCCTGCTGATGCCCAGCGATCAACCCATTCCCACGGATCTACAGGTCACGTTCGAACCTGAAAGTCAGCACTGGTTTTGCCCATCCACCGGCGATCGCCTGTAG
- a CDS encoding flavin monoamine oxidase family protein: protein MRFSRRRFLQSSLGAAATTGLAGTLAAGGQAQTRSTPVRKRSVLVLGAGMAGLTAALSLLRRGHQVTVIEYQNRIGGRLLSVPLKGGQFSEAGGGHFRANMPYVLSYIRHFKLPLLTLNDGLPRYLFDGKTADAADLSRWPWDLAPQERRVSVASLLNTYLILNGLDTDTVLDANWPDAQAIQQLDNLTLSQLIRQVGGSEAFIQLLDAHGGTFTSSSPALGVIPDLAYHFGDQNLFRIQGGNDRLPKAMAAAIGSERFILDAPVVAIDQQANRATVTVKDGRTFQGDAIISTIPFTVLPEVAVRPGWSAGKRRMFAEMEWEQTVKVIAQTRSPVWLAQNVHGWPMAGSDRPWERVIDITGNEGGGYGNTFFYLNGRNKDAMLARPKSERAQAIVDQFRSDLPDLFDEVVTLADFAWGEQPWIRGSFGGPPLGGAWMIREWTTPEGLIHFAGDFTTMKSGWVEGAIESGLRAARQIDPGAQPEADTFLRQEQRCN from the coding sequence ATGCGCTTTAGCCGTCGTCGTTTTCTGCAGTCAAGTCTCGGTGCGGCAGCAACGACCGGACTCGCTGGCACGTTGGCGGCAGGAGGACAAGCCCAGACTCGCTCTACGCCAGTTAGAAAGCGATCGGTGTTGGTGCTTGGGGCTGGCATGGCAGGCTTGACGGCGGCGCTGTCGTTACTCCGGCGGGGTCACCAAGTTACGGTCATTGAATACCAAAACCGAATTGGCGGGCGACTACTGTCGGTGCCGTTGAAGGGCGGTCAGTTCAGCGAGGCAGGCGGTGGGCACTTTCGAGCCAACATGCCCTACGTACTCAGCTACATCCGACACTTCAAACTACCCTTGCTGACCCTCAACGATGGCTTGCCTCGGTATCTGTTCGACGGCAAGACAGCGGATGCGGCAGATCTGAGTCGCTGGCCTTGGGATTTAGCCCCGCAAGAGCGACGAGTCAGTGTCGCCTCACTTCTGAACACTTACTTGATTCTGAATGGGCTCGACACCGATACGGTGCTGGATGCCAATTGGCCCGATGCTCAAGCCATTCAGCAACTCGATAATCTGACGCTGTCCCAGCTCATCCGCCAAGTCGGGGGCTCTGAGGCTTTTATTCAGCTACTTGATGCCCACGGTGGGACTTTCACCAGCAGCTCACCTGCTTTGGGCGTGATTCCCGATTTGGCCTACCATTTCGGTGATCAAAATTTGTTTCGTATCCAAGGGGGTAACGATCGGCTGCCTAAGGCAATGGCTGCCGCAATCGGCTCGGAACGCTTCATCCTAGACGCTCCTGTTGTCGCGATCGATCAGCAGGCTAATCGGGCGACGGTCACGGTCAAAGATGGACGGACGTTTCAGGGAGACGCCATTATCTCGACCATTCCCTTCACGGTTCTGCCAGAAGTTGCAGTTCGGCCCGGCTGGTCGGCTGGGAAACGGCGCATGTTTGCCGAGATGGAATGGGAGCAAACCGTCAAGGTGATTGCCCAGACGCGATCGCCTGTTTGGTTGGCTCAGAATGTCCACGGCTGGCCCATGGCTGGTTCCGATCGCCCTTGGGAACGGGTGATCGATATTACAGGTAACGAGGGCGGGGGCTATGGCAATACCTTCTTCTACCTCAATGGTCGCAACAAGGATGCCATGCTGGCTCGGCCCAAGTCAGAGCGGGCACAGGCAATCGTCGATCAGTTCCGCTCCGATCTACCGGACTTGTTTGATGAAGTGGTGACGCTGGCTGATTTTGCCTGGGGGGAACAACCTTGGATTCGGGGCTCCTTTGGTGGGCCACCGCTCGGCGGAGCCTGGATGATTCGTGAGTGGACGACGCCAGAGGGCTTAATTCACTTCGCAGGTGATTTCACAACAATGAAGTCCGGCTGGGTCGAAGGGGCGATCGAGTCAGGGTTACGGGCGGCGCGGCAAATTGATCCGGGAGCACAGCCTGAAGCTGATACCTTCCTGCGGCAAGAACAACGCTGCAATTGA
- the arsS gene encoding arsenosugar biosynthesis radical SAM (seleno)protein ArsS (Some members of this family are selenoproteins.) encodes MTVISSNLGASSLVPTFTDCLRSPLTKAHIHTLQINLGKRCNLACSHCHVEAGPKRTEELTEEVCQQLIQLIQKHPEIQVIDLTGGAPEMLYGFRPLVEAARQANKTVIVRSNLTIYFEPGFEDLPEYCADKQVRIVASLPCYLSDNVDKMRGHGVYDASIRALQKLTELGYGSQPQLVLDLVYNPPLPTQEKQFRLTPNQISLEQDYKTFLQEKFSIQFNHLLTITNLPIGRTGQFLKRQDLYGKYLQFLSDHFNSETVEGLMCRHQLSVDYQGQIYDCDFNQMAEVPALNQQGNPLTVANLLASDRLDLISTIQTRDYCYGCTAGSGSSCGGALL; translated from the coding sequence ATGACTGTAATCTCCTCCAATCTAGGTGCTAGTTCTTTGGTGCCAACCTTTACTGACTGCTTGCGATCGCCCCTCACAAAAGCACACATTCATACTCTCCAGATCAACTTGGGGAAGCGCTGTAATTTAGCCTGCAGTCACTGTCATGTCGAAGCAGGGCCGAAACGAACGGAAGAACTGACAGAGGAGGTCTGTCAACAACTGATTCAGTTAATTCAAAAACATCCAGAAATTCAAGTTATTGACTTAACAGGTGGTGCGCCGGAAATGCTCTATGGCTTTCGGCCTTTGGTAGAAGCTGCTCGTCAAGCAAACAAAACGGTGATTGTGCGATCGAACCTCACGATTTACTTTGAGCCAGGTTTTGAGGACTTACCTGAGTATTGTGCTGACAAACAGGTGCGGATTGTCGCTTCACTTCCCTGCTATTTGTCTGACAATGTTGACAAGATGCGCGGCCATGGCGTTTATGATGCTTCGATCCGAGCTTTACAAAAACTAACTGAATTGGGCTATGGCAGTCAGCCTCAGTTAGTCCTTGATCTAGTCTATAATCCGCCACTGCCAACGCAAGAAAAGCAATTCCGACTCACACCCAATCAAATCAGTCTTGAGCAAGACTATAAGACTTTCTTACAGGAAAAATTCAGCATTCAGTTTAATCATCTTTTGACAATCACTAATCTCCCAATTGGCCGAACAGGTCAGTTCCTCAAGCGACAAGATCTCTACGGAAAGTATCTACAGTTTCTCTCTGATCACTTTAATTCTGAAACTGTCGAAGGTTTAATGTGTCGCCACCAGCTTTCGGTCGATTATCAGGGCCAAATTTATGATTGCGACTTTAATCAAATGGCAGAGGTTCCTGCGCTGAATCAGCAGGGCAATCCCCTTACAGTGGCGAATTTGCTCGCCAGCGATCGCCTCGATTTAATCTCTACGATTCAAACGCGCGATTACTGCTACGGCTGCACAGCAGGTTCTGGTTCTAGCTGTGGCGGTGCTTTACTGTAA
- a CDS encoding bifunctional folylpolyglutamate synthase/dihydrofolate synthase — translation MSLAELDRLLGSFAQRGVDLGLDRSLTVLERLGNPQNQIPIVHIAGTNGKGSTCAFVDTALRANGYRVGRYTSPHLISWCERLQLNGQQVSSDRLLEAVQTVLAAADGIDLTPFELLTAAVWLVLADSDLDIVVIETGLGGRLDATNVVAQPLVTAITSIGHDHQAVLGPTLGAIAAEKAGIIKSRCPVVVGPLLPEARTVIRNRAEQLQALMIAIEPATVIESGLWQSQGLTYQSGLIGDVQRINSAIAIAILRQLQQQGWGLQDAAIAQGLADTDWPGRLQWLDYQGRRLLIDGAHNPEAAIALRQAVDQLLPNQSITWLIGMLRAKDAQAVLATLLRSGDRCIAIPVPDHDCWSSEELQTWAAAQGAIASTAADWAEGLAIAQTYPEAIVFCGSLYLLGDFLQKVTKTV, via the coding sequence ATGAGTCTGGCGGAACTCGATCGCCTGCTGGGTTCGTTTGCTCAGCGAGGCGTTGATCTGGGGCTCGATCGCAGCCTGACCGTTTTGGAGCGGCTAGGCAATCCCCAAAATCAAATACCAATCGTCCATATCGCCGGCACCAACGGCAAAGGCTCAACCTGTGCGTTTGTCGATACGGCCTTGCGGGCGAACGGCTATCGAGTCGGGCGCTACACCTCGCCGCACTTGATCAGCTGGTGCGAACGCCTGCAACTAAACGGTCAGCAAGTTAGTAGCGATCGCTTGCTGGAGGCGGTTCAGACCGTGTTGGCTGCTGCTGATGGCATTGACCTAACGCCGTTTGAGTTGCTGACGGCAGCGGTATGGCTCGTCCTCGCTGACAGTGATCTCGATATTGTGGTGATCGAGACGGGGCTAGGTGGACGCTTGGATGCAACGAATGTTGTTGCACAACCTCTCGTCACGGCGATCACCAGCATTGGTCACGACCATCAAGCAGTTTTAGGCCCGACCTTAGGGGCGATCGCGGCTGAAAAAGCCGGGATCATCAAATCGCGCTGTCCCGTGGTTGTAGGCCCACTGCTACCAGAAGCGAGAACCGTAATTCGCAATCGAGCTGAGCAATTACAAGCACTGATGATCGCGATCGAACCCGCAACAGTCATCGAATCAGGACTGTGGCAGAGTCAAGGACTGACCTATCAGTCGGGTCTGATTGGTGATGTCCAGCGAATCAACTCGGCGATCGCGATCGCGATTTTGCGACAGCTCCAGCAACAGGGCTGGGGATTACAAGATGCTGCGATCGCCCAAGGGTTAGCCGATACTGACTGGCCCGGTCGCTTGCAATGGCTGGATTATCAAGGTCGGCGACTGCTGATTGATGGGGCGCATAATCCGGAGGCGGCGATCGCTTTGCGTCAAGCGGTCGATCAACTTTTACCGAATCAATCAATCACCTGGCTGATTGGCATGCTGCGAGCCAAGGATGCGCAAGCGGTTTTGGCAACTCTTTTGCGATCGGGCGATCGCTGTATTGCCATTCCGGTGCCTGACCATGATTGTTGGTCGTCTGAGGAATTGCAAACTTGGGCAGCAGCGCAGGGGGCGATCGCCTCAACGGCGGCTGATTGGGCAGAGGGACTGGCAATTGCCCAAACCTATCCAGAAGCGATCGTCTTTTGTGGATCACTTTATCTACTCGGTGATTTTCTGCAGAAAGTTACCAAAACTGTTTGA
- a CDS encoding aspartate aminotransferase family protein, protein MSPETVLAAVDAAIASPFSTDAFDACVMQTYGRFPLALERGEGCRVWDTQGRSYLDFVAGIATCTLGHAHPELVDAISDQIRKLHHVSNLYYIPEQGQLAAWLTANSCADRVFFCNSGAEANEAAIKLARKHGNTVLEAENPIILTAQASFHGRTLAAVTATGQPKYHKGFQPLVQGFRYVPYNGLAAPEATLAELDAAGETVAAILLEPLQGEGGVNPGDRAYFQAVRQLCDQRRMLLILDEVQVGMGRSGQLWGYENLGIEPDAFTVAKGLGGGVPIGALLVKASCNILQAGEHASTFGGNPLACRAGLAIAQVMERDQLLANVQARGEQLRAGLQELVDRYPNLLAGVRGWGLINGLVLRNDPNVTPIALVKAAIEQGLLLVPAGAEVVRFVPPLIVSAAEIDEALAMTERALLAIAGE, encoded by the coding sequence GTGAGCCCCGAAACCGTCTTGGCGGCAGTAGATGCCGCGATCGCATCACCTTTCAGTACCGATGCGTTTGATGCCTGCGTCATGCAGACCTACGGGCGCTTCCCACTGGCCTTAGAACGGGGTGAAGGCTGCCGAGTGTGGGATACGCAGGGGCGGAGCTATCTGGATTTTGTGGCGGGCATTGCCACCTGCACCTTGGGGCACGCCCATCCTGAGTTGGTAGATGCGATCAGCGATCAAATCCGCAAACTCCACCACGTCTCCAATCTCTATTACATTCCCGAGCAGGGCCAACTGGCCGCTTGGCTGACGGCAAACTCCTGTGCCGATCGCGTTTTCTTCTGTAATTCCGGCGCGGAAGCTAACGAAGCGGCAATTAAGCTGGCGCGCAAACATGGCAACACGGTTCTTGAAGCGGAGAATCCGATCATCCTGACGGCTCAGGCTAGCTTCCATGGTCGGACGCTGGCAGCCGTGACTGCAACCGGTCAGCCCAAATATCACAAGGGTTTTCAACCGCTCGTTCAAGGCTTCCGTTATGTGCCCTACAACGGTTTGGCGGCACCGGAAGCGACCTTGGCAGAACTCGATGCTGCTGGCGAAACAGTGGCGGCAATCCTGTTGGAACCGCTGCAAGGTGAAGGTGGTGTCAATCCAGGCGATCGCGCCTACTTCCAAGCGGTGCGCCAGCTCTGCGATCAACGGCGGATGCTGTTGATTTTGGATGAAGTCCAAGTTGGCATGGGGCGATCGGGCCAGCTCTGGGGTTACGAAAACCTCGGCATTGAGCCGGACGCTTTCACGGTTGCGAAAGGCTTGGGTGGCGGTGTGCCGATCGGGGCGCTGCTGGTCAAGGCCTCCTGCAATATTCTGCAAGCTGGCGAACATGCCAGCACCTTTGGTGGTAATCCGTTGGCTTGTCGGGCAGGTCTGGCGATCGCGCAAGTGATGGAGCGCGATCAACTACTAGCCAATGTGCAGGCACGGGGCGAGCAGTTACGGGCGGGTTTGCAAGAACTGGTGGATCGCTACCCGAATCTGTTGGCTGGCGTGCGCGGCTGGGGTCTGATCAACGGCTTAGTCTTGCGTAATGATCCCAATGTGACGCCGATCGCTTTGGTCAAAGCTGCGATTGAGCAGGGTCTGCTGTTGGTGCCTGCCGGTGCGGAAGTGGTGCGCTTTGTGCCGCCCTTGATTGTCAGTGCCGCAGAAATTGATGAAGCTCTGGCGATGACCGAACGCGCATTGTTGGCGATCGCTGGCGAATGA
- the ftsH2 gene encoding ATP-dependent zinc metalloprotease FtsH2: MKWNWRTLALWTLPILVIGFFVWQGGIGANLQTNSTINAASTRMTYGRFLEYLDAGRVTAVDFYEGGRTAIVEAVDPDLDNRLQRLRVDLPGTSPDLITRLRDSDINFDVHPPRNDGAIWGLLSNLIFPILLIVGLFFLFRRSGNVPGGPGQAMQFGKSKARFQMDAKTGVLFDDVAGIEEAKEELQEVVTFLKNSERFTAVGARIPKGVLLVGPPGTGKTLLAKAIAGEAGVPFFSISGSEFVEMFVGVGASRVRDLFKKAKENAPCIVFIDEIDAVGRQRGAGIGGGNDEREQTLNQLLTEMDGFEGNTGIIIIAATNRPDVLDAALTRPGRFDRQIIVDAPDIKGRLEILKVHARNKKLAEDVSLDVIARRTPGFAGADLANLLNEAAILTARRRKDAITLTEIDDAVDRVVAGMEGTPLVDGKSKRLIAYHEVGHAIVGTLVKDHDPVQKVTLIPRGQAQGLTWFAPDEEQGLTSRAQILARIKGALGGRAAEDVIFGHDEVTTGAGNDLQQVTGMARQMVTRFGMSDLGPLSLEGQSQEVFLGRDLMTRSEYSERIAIRIDAQVHDIVDHCYQETLQLIRDNRIVIDRLVDLLIEKETIDGDEFRQIVAEYCQVPEKERFVPQLI, translated from the coding sequence ATGAAATGGAACTGGCGCACCCTGGCACTCTGGACTCTGCCGATCCTGGTCATCGGCTTTTTCGTCTGGCAAGGGGGCATTGGGGCGAACCTGCAAACCAATAGCACCATCAATGCGGCCAGCACCCGCATGACCTACGGTCGCTTCTTGGAATACCTCGATGCGGGCCGAGTCACGGCAGTTGATTTTTATGAAGGCGGCCGCACGGCGATCGTCGAGGCCGTTGACCCTGACCTCGATAACCGGCTGCAACGCCTCCGCGTCGATCTGCCTGGCACGTCTCCCGATTTGATCACGCGCCTGCGCGACAGCGACATTAACTTCGACGTCCACCCACCGCGCAACGATGGCGCGATCTGGGGTCTGCTCAGCAACCTGATCTTTCCGATCCTGCTGATCGTCGGTTTGTTCTTCCTGTTCCGTCGCTCTGGCAACGTGCCGGGTGGCCCCGGTCAAGCGATGCAGTTCGGCAAATCGAAAGCCCGCTTCCAAATGGATGCCAAAACCGGCGTGCTGTTTGACGATGTCGCTGGCATCGAAGAAGCCAAGGAAGAGCTGCAAGAAGTGGTGACCTTCCTGAAAAACTCCGAGCGCTTCACCGCAGTCGGTGCCCGTATTCCTAAAGGCGTCTTGCTGGTTGGCCCTCCGGGGACGGGTAAAACCCTGTTGGCTAAAGCGATCGCGGGTGAAGCAGGTGTTCCTTTCTTCAGCATCTCCGGTTCAGAATTCGTGGAAATGTTTGTGGGTGTCGGTGCCAGCCGCGTCCGCGACCTGTTCAAGAAAGCCAAAGAAAACGCACCTTGCATCGTCTTCATCGATGAAATTGACGCCGTCGGCCGTCAGCGTGGCGCCGGTATTGGCGGTGGTAACGACGAGCGGGAACAAACCCTCAACCAGTTGTTGACCGAAATGGACGGTTTTGAGGGCAACACCGGCATTATCATCATCGCGGCCACCAACCGCCCCGATGTCTTGGATGCAGCGCTGACCCGTCCTGGCCGTTTCGATCGCCAGATCATCGTTGATGCACCGGACATCAAAGGCCGTCTGGAAATCCTCAAGGTTCACGCCCGTAACAAGAAACTGGCGGAAGATGTCTCCCTGGATGTGATCGCCCGCCGGACGCCGGGTTTCGCCGGTGCTGATTTGGCCAACCTGCTGAACGAAGCCGCAATTTTGACTGCCCGTCGACGTAAAGATGCGATCACGCTGACGGAAATTGATGACGCCGTCGATCGCGTCGTCGCCGGTATGGAAGGTACGCCGCTGGTCGATGGCAAGAGCAAGCGCTTGATTGCTTACCACGAGGTGGGTCACGCGATCGTGGGCACCTTGGTCAAAGACCATGACCCGGTTCAGAAAGTGACGCTGATTCCTCGCGGCCAAGCTCAAGGTCTGACCTGGTTCGCGCCGGATGAAGAGCAAGGCTTGACCTCGCGGGCGCAAATTCTGGCTCGGATTAAAGGCGCCCTCGGCGGCCGGGCTGCGGAAGATGTGATCTTTGGCCATGACGAGGTGACCACCGGTGCAGGCAATGACTTGCAACAGGTGACGGGCATGGCGCGTCAGATGGTGACTCGCTTTGGCATGTCGGATCTGGGGCCGCTGTCGCTGGAAGGTCAAAGTCAAGAGGTGTTCTTGGGCCGCGATCTGATGACGCGATCGGAATACTCGGAGCGGATTGCCATCCGCATTGATGCCCAGGTTCATGACATCGTCGACCACTGCTACCAAGAAACGCTGCAGTTGATTCGCGACAACCGCATCGTGATCGATCGCCTCGTCGATCTGCTGATTGAAAAAGAAACGATCGACGGCGATGAATTCCGTCAGATTGTGGCTGAGTACTGCCAAGTCCCTGAGAAAGAACGATTTGTGCCTCAGCTGATCTAG